The DNA segment GTAAAAACccataagaattaaaaaaatatatttattatttcaataaTGTTTGTGGGAAAATTTATACAGTCAAAAttatactataaatatatatatttgaatgaatgtttaaagaaataatttgtaaattagtaaaacccaagcttaaataaacttttatcatttgttattctttatattaaataaataaatattttgagtcATAAAATTACATACATAATTATGATAGATATTTGATGGCCAATtatgatctattttttttttataaattgataaaGATTCTTCTATGTTACAATGTTGTTTTCAATATAATACTAATTTCACATTTACATAAAAAAGGTGTAatgattaattattaaataaatatgttgGATAAACTATTgagatataaataaaatacaatataaaatatatatatatgattaatagataatcaaattaaatataattatagtattttaaaatatatactccgtgcgtagcgcggaaaaaggATCTAGTATGGTTAATGACTAATGACAAAGATTCTTAAATTGGCTAATTCAGCTTAAGATGTCTACAGTCAAATAGTAACAAGTCTACTAAAATAGTAATGATGTATTTAACTTAAGTCTATACAAGAAATTCAAATACCACCTAAAACTACATTGCCGACGCACGCACCATAGTTAAGGTGAATTATAAGAATCTGATGGAGGATAACTATGATGGCCCCTAGTCATAAATCTTGATGCGTGACCGCGAGCTAGCTTGAGTGGTTCTTATTAACTCCCATTTGGTTAGAAAACGTGGTTAATAGAccgacgacaaaaaaaaagaataaatatatgGAAAATAACACATTCagcaagtatatatatatatatatgggaagTTTACTAAAACGAGTCAAATTACTTGAGTTATTACTAGAATaaatcctaaaagttcaaaattactaaaatatttttatggtcGAAAATGCCCTTTTTTACAGTTGTGAGCAGAAAGGTATATTACAAAATTgccatttaaattttgaaaaaaaaatcgtcgGCAGatttatttgacaaaaaaaacaaatctattgTAACATAAATCTGTTCATTAAACCTGCTGTTAAAGTTATATCTACCGTGTATTTGGTAGCAGACTTTTAAGTTACAACAGATTTTTTAAAGATGGCTGATTTATTTGTCCGATTTAATGTCGTCAATAGATTTATATGTTTTAGTCTATCGAATGAAGAgacagattttttaaaattggcaGTTTTATATCGTATCAGttagattttttaaaccgatttaaaATTACCTTCAGCCGACTTTTTAAGAGTAATAGACATAAATTTTTATGAAAGATATGTTTATCCGATTTAACTTTCTGGTCGACTTTTATATTCATTTGGTGGCAGATTTTAAAAATTGCCATCTTTGACGGCAGacttttaaatcaaattttaattaccATCTTAAGACACACTTATTGTAGCAGACTTATCCACTCGAATTTCTGGTTAAATTCACTAAGATTTCGGTTTGGTATAACTTGGTTCAGTTTAGATTATTTTcggtttaaataaatttttaattttggttgGAATTAATTTGTTCTcggtttaaattaatttaaaccttcggttaaaaaaattttaaaagttggtTTAAGTTATGAATCAGATTACACCACGTTTTCAATTAGGTTATACGTTCTctgtcgtcttcttcttcttgttaccTCTGATTCATAAATTTTGGATCCACTTTCATGGGGATCTACAACGGTATCTTTTAATTCATATTGATAGGAGAATAATGGAACACATGATTCTCGTCTCGGGGAAGtggaaagttgagaaaactaAGTGGTTATTTGAAGTTGACAATGATCGAGGTAGCATAATAGTTCCTGCGAATGAGGACACTCGATTTGAGGACTTTGTGAAAATCATATTTGAGGATTATGGAGTTGATTTTGCAGAAAATGACTTGGAACTGAGGTACCTTTTTCCGAAGCAGAATCTACACAGTCAAAGCATCAATACACCACCTGTGAAAATAGGAAACGATAGGCAGTTTCATGCATTCTTGGGTGTTTGCAAAGTCGAGAACATTCGGCTATGTGTGGAgtttaaattgaaaaaaattgttGGAGAAGGAGCTGGTGAAGATCAGAAACAACCCATACATGGAGATGACTCGTTGTgtgaagacgaagaagataCAGACGAAGAGGGTGATCGATTCGATTACTGCGATGATTCTGATGGAGCAACATCTGATGATGAAAACTTTACTACATACGGGCTTCAACCAAACCACGTAGAAGAGGTTCATGGATCGTCTACAAAGCTGATTTATGCAAGAAAGACAGAAGAAAGAGACTCTCCAATGAGTATGTCCGATCTGCGCTTATTCAAATTTGACGTGGGGCAGAGTTACGATTCAAAAGATGCACTAGAGACACGTCTGAAGATATGTTCAGTTGTCCAcaagtttgattttgatgtCATTGCATCAACGTGGACACTGCTCTTTGTAAAATGTTGGCTAAAAGGATGTACATGGAAGCTAAGAGCTACACCAGTAGGTAACTCTTTCAAGTTTACAGTCCGAGTATATGTAGATGAACATACCTGCTCCATAACAGAACGCTCATCCCGTTCCCGACAAGCTACTCCCGAGATTCTTGGACTCTTGTACAAAGACTATATTGGTGGGGTTGATCCATCAATTTTGCCACGTCATGTTTCTAGTGCTATGAACATGAGCTTCGTAATCAAGGTTGAATAAACATGTGCTTCAAATATAGTCTCTTCTCCAGCCTTTACTTCCTTTTAAATGGGTTACTGTTTATTGTTTATTGCAGATGGATTACTGGAAATCTCATCGTACACTTATAGTTGCTAGAGATCTCGTAATGGGTTCAGCAGAGAGTGGATATGAGGAATTACCTACTTACCTGCACATGATTAAAATGTCAAATCCAGGGACTTTAACTCGACTGGAAGTTGATACAAACAACAGATTTAAATACTTATTCCTTGCATTCGGCGCTAGCATTGCTGGATTTCCATATATGAGGAAGGTTGTCGTGGTTGATGGAACATTTTTGCAAGGGAAATACAAAGGAACGCTTCTGATTGCAACCTCCCAGGATGGTAATTTTCAAATCTTTCCAATTGCGTTTGCTGTGGTTGACACAGAGAATGATGAATCATGGACATGGTTTTTCCGCCAACTCAGCCGTGTGATCCCCGATGATGAAGGATTGGCATTAATCTCTGACAGACACCAGTCAATAGGGAAAGCTATTGCAGTGGTCTATCCATTGGCAAGCAGGGGAATTTGCACGTACCACTTATATAAAAACATCTTGTTACGATACAAAGGGCGTGATTTGTTTGGATTGGTCAAAAAAGCTGCAAACTCTTTTAGGTTAACTGATTTTCAAGCAACCTTCGAGACAATCAAAGAGTTAAATCCAGATTTGCATGCATATCTGGAACGTGCTGATGTACGTAAGTGGGCACGAGCTCATTTTAAAGGTGATAGATATAACCTCCTTACAAGTAACATAGCTGAATCCATAAATAGAGCTTTGTCCGGTGCTAGAAGCTTGCCAGTTGTTCACCTTCTAGAGTCGATCCGATTAATGATGACACGCTGGTTTGCAACAAGAAAACATGACGCTGAGTTGTTGAAAACCTCTCTTACTCGAGGTGTAGAGAAGGTGTTGGAGgtaatatattttgaatcaggttatattttttgttagacTATTTGCTAGTATACTAAGATTTAACATTTGCAGGGCCGGATACCTATTGCTAATCTACTAAAGGTTCAAGCAATTGACATTCATCAGTCACAAGTTACAGGAGTCTCGTCTTTACATGTTGTAAACCTGACCGAGAAGAAATGTTCTTGCCGCAGATTTGATTTGGAGAAGCTACCATGtgctcatgctatagctgctgcgGAAGCTAGAAAGATGTCATGTATATCACTTTGTCATCATTACTATCGGAAGCAATACCTGTACAATGCGTACAACACAGCTGTTATGCCCAAAGATGACGTCCTTCCAATTCCAGAAGCGCTTGCCAAGAGGATATGTTTACCACCTGAGGTCCGCCAACCACCGGGAAGGccaaaaaaatcaagacataaaTCCATTTTGGAGAAAGTTGCAAGTAAAAAGCGGCCACGGAAGGAACACACATGTCGAATTTGTAACCAGAGTGGTCATAATTTTACAACATTTCCTCTTAAGTGATAAGTTTTCGATTTAGTTTGAGACTTTTGTCATTATATTGCATTTTGTGTGGTGGAATATTACGATTATTTTGTTTAGAAGACTTTGGTCATTATATTTCATTGAATTTCGTGCAACATTACGTAGTTTATTTAGTGGACTTTGTTCATTACATTATGATTCATTTAGTTTATCTTTTTCCAGAATTTGTAGTGAGCTGAAAATGTGAAAGAGACGAGCCATAATTAAACAAAGTAACCATCAACGTTAAACATCCAAATTACACATCCGAGAATAAGAAAATATCATCCAAAAATAAGCAAAAACCTACAGTTATACATCCGAGAAAAAAGCAACAAAAAAAGCAGAGTACAAGTTATACTTCCTAATCCTCCATAGACACCTCATCATAAATCTCCGCAGCCATCTTCAATCGCATTGCTGGTATGATCTGATCACTTAAGCCTACAAAATTATACCCCAGAGCTAAACATTCAATGTATTTCAGAGTGTACAAGCCGCAATCTCCTGGGTCGTCATTTTGGGGAATCTTCTTGTACCTACGGTAGGTGAAATTTTTGTGAGGCTTTGTTCTCAACTTAGGATCGACCATCTTGTTAAGCAATGCAGGAAGCATTTTCGTAAACGGCATGCACTCCTCTTGCATCTTCTTATCAGGCACCCAAGTTCGAATGCTATCATACACATGTATTAGCTCCTTCTGCAGATCGATGTGAAGAGCAACCCAGTGGTCGCCGTTGACATGGTGGCAGAGGAAGAGAGAGTCAACATCTGTAAGCCACTTCTTACCCGTGACAAATTCAGCTAGGTATTCTCCATTAAAAGCCATGCTAAAATATTCTGGCAACTCATTTGTCTCACCAAACTTTTTGTAGTCATTAACCCATGAGTTCACAAACCAGCGGTCAAGGAATGCAATTCGAGGAGAACAAAATGGAGACTGGGATTGCATGGAGCGTCTGTGAAACATATGCATTGCTGCAGCCATGTGCTGTGACATTACAAAGACCACAATCAGAATGGATTTATTCATAATGGACACTGAGCCAAACAAATCACAAACATAAACTTACAGAGTCATGCAACCAGCCATAATTCTTTGTTGGCCAAGCTTCTCTTGGTAGCACCAAGGTCAGATAAAATCTTGCACTTCTATCTCCATAACCAGACTCAGCATCTtccctacaaaaaaaaacaaagaataagACCAGGGAGACAATTAAGAAAGAACAAGGTAGGATGGAAGAGAGGAAACTTACAAATCAGACTTAATGAAGTCCAATACTTTCTTCAATTTCTCTGGAGCCACCTTATCTAATGGGTCATAAGATTCCTTGGAGACAGTTTTACCAGATACGATACGCTTCACTGTTGAATTCCCTACGAATGAAAAAACTTGAGTCTTTGTCAGCTTGGTTTTTCTTTTGCGTGTAGGCTCCTCCAAACTTGAAGCTAGTGCTTCCAACGCCACTCTACACTTTACACTTTTCTGCCATTTTAGATGATTTTCCCAACCCTCTGTAGAAATGGATTGGTCATTTAGCTGTGGGATAGAAAAGGGTTTCTCTATCTTCACTTTTTTCCCTGGCATCGTCTTGttaatcttcttctccttttttaCGACACGTTGTATTGGTAAACCATCAACTGAACCTTTTTTGGTCTGAACCATCCAGGACTGTCAAGTATAAAAAATCAGTTAGTattttgtacaaaaaaaaaacagtagatGACAATATAAACATACCATCGTGTTGCAACAAGCGTCGTCGTCTTCATGTGCTTTGGAGTTGCCGGcattggatgtaactttttctTCATCCTTCCCTTTAAGAACATTCATGTCTTCCTCTAATATGGCCATCTTGTTCTTCATCTCAGTCTCAAATAAAGCCATTCTAGCTTCCACCTGAGCTTGTACAGAAGCTTCCAATGTCTTAATAACCCTTTCAGCTACACTAACATCCATGGTTTCTACTCTTCCAGACAAGTTGTCAACAGCCTCAACCAACTTTTGTatgatgttgttgttgatggGCATATCAGTATGAGATTCTTTCTTCAAAActcacaaaccaaaaaaaattagatactaaCAAAACGAAAATGTTCAATAACATGTGATACATACCATTTCTGGTGCAGTTTCTTTCTCCTTCCTTCGTTTTGTGGAGGGGCTTGTATCCACTCTTTCAGGAACACTAGGTGCACTGACTTGAGTTTTTCTCTTCTGGCACTTGGTAAGTGGCACTACATCCCAAAACTTGTCGTTTAGCTGATCATTAAGGATGTCAACTATCATGTTATCCAAATCATCAGGCGGTTTATCTTCGCCCCATTTCGGATATCTATCCTCCATTGCCTTTACAATCATATGCCTTACAGGAATCTGCATTGTAAAGTACAACActaattaagtaaaaaaaataagacaaaTAATTGCAAAGAAAATAATCATACCTTctgatattttttcttttcttgtgcaCAGAAGTTTGGGAAGTTGATACGCTGACGAGAACCATGCCATGACAGAAGCGGAACCTCAGCTTCCTCTATCCGATGCCCATATATCTCTCCTAAACCTGGCACAGACTCGTATATCCAAATAAGCAATGCATGAACACAACCATGTAGTGTGtaactcttcttttctttgtaTGTCACCACTTTAATAGAATCCACAAGGCTGGTAAATGCCACACGACCCCATGGATGGCGCTGGAAAGCTGCTGGATCCATCACCCTTTTCGCCAAATGCAGAGGTATTCTACTATTGCTTGAAATGCCAAATATGCCAATGGATAATAGACACAACAAGCCAACCATTACACGCTTCTCTCTAGGACAATTTCTGATGATCGGAAAAAGGGCTTGAAGTTCATTCAACTTGGGTCCTTCAGAAATTGGAACTTTCATCTCCACCCAAAAGTCTTCATGAGCCACATCCCATTGTTCTTGCGTGTCAAAGGGATCACAATTTAACCCTGTAATATCTTCAAACTCATACAGAGAGAACCTCAATGGCTGGTCTTCTATCAAAGACCAAACTTCATGACTGTACTGAATCGCCAATTGATTCACCAGAAAATAATGAACATGTTTTGCAGACCAAgtgtactccaactccttcagcTTGATAATCACGCCTACAGCTGATTCTCTTAACTCAAGCCAAACGTCTTCACCGACAGACTCTTTCATTACTTGAAGGTTGGACAGAAAACAACTGTGGTTCATGCTCCGAGATTGAATAGGCGTTTTACCAATCTCGTAAAGCCGCGGAGGATACTTCTTGGTACCCGAAGATGAGGCCATtcctgtaaaaaaaaacaagaacaaactTAATAAATATCATTCATCCAGATTATACACAGTGaaattagaaattagaaaaGACAAATCGattttaatctgagaattagggttttgaaaagaaaaaaaaaacagaaccagTTTTCAATTTGTcagaaataaaattagaaattagGGTTATTGAAATTTAGCATGGAATCAAAGAAAATATGTTAAGAAATGAATATATCTAGCACTTACAGATtcaattttctttaattttgagGCGGATGTGACGAAGCCAAATCGGAGTTAGGGTTTGGAGTTAGGGTTCATCGTGTGCAGGGACGACGCCGGCTTAGAGAGGAGGTAACGAAACGCAAGGCGACTGCAACTGAGATGAGGTTGTCGGAGATGGAGGTTCAATgtggagaaaaggaaaattgAGATTACGAAGGAGAGAAGTGTCGAGAAAGGGGTTTTGCTTTTTTGGAAAATATTAgacaattaattattaaattaattcaaTGGCAGTTTCGTTAATACTCAAAGGAATGCtggtttttttgtattttgattaCCCATGTGATCTAGTACAGTAATTAAGAAAGTTTATGCATTAGTATAGTCATTATATGTATCATCTGACTCATTATAggtaatttctatatatatactagggattaacccgggctacgcccgggatttttattttttttctaattgaagttgttaaattatttatatttatataaatgttaaaatgcatgtcataattaaaatttatttttaaattttaacacgttaaa comes from the Brassica napus cultivar Da-Ae chromosome A7, Da-Ae, whole genome shotgun sequence genome and includes:
- the LOC106409860 gene encoding uncharacterized protein LOC106409860; the protein is MEHMILVSGKWKVEKTKWLFEVDNDRGSIIVPANEDTRFEDFVKIIFEDYGVDFAENDLELRYLFPKQNLHSQSINTPPVKIGNDRQFHAFLGVCKVENIRLCVEFKLKKIVGEGAGEDQKQPIHGDDSLCEDEEDTDEEGDRFDYCDDSDGATSDDENFTTYGLQPNHVEEVHGSSTKLIYARKTEERDSPMSMSDLRLFKFDVGQSYDSKDALETRLKICSVVHKFDFDVIASTWTLLFVKCWLKGCTWKLRATPVGNSFKFTVRVYVDEHTCSITERSSRSRQATPEILGLLYKDYIGGVDPSILPRHVSSAMNMSFVIKMDYWKSHRTLIVARDLVMGSAESGYEELPTYLHMIKMSNPGTLTRLEVDTNNRFKYLFLAFGASIAGFPYMRKVVVVDGTFLQGKYKGTLLIATSQDGNFQIFPIAFAVVDTENDESWTWFFRQLSRVIPDDEGLALISDRHQSIGKAIAVVYPLASRGICTYHLYKNILLRYKGRDLFGLVKKAANSFRLTDFQATFETIKELNPDLHAYLERADVRKWARAHFKGDRYNLLTSNIAESINRALSGARSLPVVHLLESIRLMMTRWFATRKHDAELLKTSLTRGVEKVLEGRIPIANLLKVQAIDIHQSQVTGVSSLHVVNLTEKKCSCRRFDLEKLPCAHAIAAAEARKMSCISLCHHYYRKQYLYNAYNTAVMPKDDVLPIPEALAKRICLPPENL
- the LOC106420207 gene encoding uncharacterized protein LOC106420207, with the translated sequence MQIPVRHMIVKAMEDRYPKWGEDKPPDDLDNMIVDILNDQLNDKFWDVVPLTKCQKRKTQVSAPSVPERVDTSPSTKRRKEKETAPEMKESHTDMPINNNIIQKLVEAVDNLSGRVETMDVSVAERVIKTLEASVQAQVEARMALFETEMKNKMAILEEDMNVLKGKDEEKVTSNAGNSKAHEDDDACCNTMSWMVQTKKGSVDGLPIQRVVKKEKKINKTMPGKKVKIEKPFSIPQLNDQSISTEGWENHLKWQKSVKCRVALEALASSLEEPTRKRKTKLTKTQVFSFVGNSTVKRIVSGKTVSKESYDPLDKVAPEKLKKVLDFIKSDLEDAESGYGDRSARFYLTLVLPREAWPTKNYGWLHDSHMAAAMHMFHRRSMQSQSPFCSPRIAFLDRWFVNSWVNDYKKFGETNELPEYFSMAFNGEYLAEFVTGKKWLTDVDSLFLCHHVNGDHWVALHIDLQKELIHVYDSIRTWVPDKKMQEECMPFTKMLPALLNKMVDPKLRTKPHKNFTYRRYKKIPQNDDPGDCGLYTLKYIECLALGYNFVGLSDQIIPAMRLKMAAEIYDEVSMED